The Methanocalculus natronophilus genome window below encodes:
- the speD gene encoding S-adenosylmethionine decarboxylase, which yields MTQTIQIPKEISDVEIMNRFKDENMWGLCTAIDLKNCNPEAIRNPEMIHQFVVEVCDLISMKRFGEPQIVHFGANDRVAGYSLVQLIETSCISGHFANDTNSAYIDIFSCREYPPQITALFCQKFFGADEIKTTVFFRSI from the coding sequence GTGACCCAGACCATTCAGATACCAAAAGAGATCTCAGATGTTGAGATCATGAACCGTTTTAAAGACGAGAATATGTGGGGCCTCTGCACGGCGATTGACCTGAAAAACTGCAATCCTGAAGCAATCAGAAACCCCGAAATGATTCACCAGTTCGTGGTGGAGGTCTGCGACCTCATCTCGATGAAACGCTTTGGCGAACCCCAGATTGTGCATTTCGGTGCAAACGACCGTGTGGCCGGGTACTCACTCGTCCAGCTGATCGAGACCTCCTGCATATCCGGGCATTTTGCAAATGACACAAACAGTGCATACATCGATATATTCAGCTGCAGGGAATACCCGCCGCAGATAACAGCCCTGTTCTGTCAGAAATTTTTTGGAGCAGACGAGATCAAAACAACAGTCTTCTTCCGCTCCATCTGA
- a CDS encoding M1 family metallopeptidase: protein MPAQSGYSRSDFSPAPVDVIHLDLTFDIHDTETYVAAESLFRTKDQPIRSIRLNARDLEVRSISCRGRWCDYTVEEDGILISFENDIPPHTGFIILTDTICRPSHTLLEGLYYDHAHDQTPAHDNTPDGAPPTQITQCQQWGFQRLLPCIDEMTAKCTYRTTIIADSRYTHMISNGDIAVPRHRLEPGRRISDRIGSTSPTAPRDSITYENVTTPMAPYLFFLGVGTYDSFQREFEYPSGRSFLLELLCPPGSDPIRAGQALDILEDGILWIYLFTGPHCHDSIGIRHEIYRLFRKRAKLRRRGADPNDLRRITEQMRKLDAEIISGYVYSGSVYREIGMQNSDFGGMENVGNTTILTNRLMPFDGMTDPGFEYLLRVKVHEFYHNLNGSEVTGETPFEIWLNEAVTVHVEQQYHAFHFGDAYSRIQSAIQLLDPADGTFARDTGAAAMPIEPDGFNDPNDLITPVTYVKAPEFVRMVELILGKEPFAWALSIYHRKYAHSNASRDDWVSLMSSIAGMDLAPMAEGWLKRSGFPRVSVRTHHNSGARQCRIILTQSGGDPPWIFPFSLALMRSDGTVIAEKCHPVRDAEEEIIFSDVDSPAYLSLNRGFSFYGLIPDFPGTRECILQARTDPDVVARFVAYQKLASREIACLMQDPSADPSPSFISLFIDLLSDTELMETAGAQFLTIFEDAGTQGPAHRYRSAYEARVRLERGIAEKEGAILQALYRAYHTSDQMWDSPGKMAACIRNRQVKNLCLSLLARLDTPAIHSMICNQFRNATAPTDRMHAYALLLASSAQNRLTHFRSMMEESHTNPVLWEQFLAQTAGSEAADIVDLLREIEASGYLTIGQANDQRALYGRFARNRKYSLETDEGRSFLYDALLQMMTVNDYMTGGLLATFSHIDQMDPAFHLPLMELLHSLLEKAESPTVLLTLKRIISGNPGALRVYDNRR from the coding sequence ATGCCTGCGCAATCCGGGTATTCCCGCAGCGACTTTTCGCCCGCCCCCGTTGATGTCATCCACCTTGACCTGACGTTTGATATCCATGATACCGAGACGTATGTTGCTGCTGAATCCCTCTTCAGGACAAAAGATCAACCCATACGATCCATCAGGCTCAATGCACGAGATCTTGAGGTCCGCTCCATCTCATGCAGGGGCCGGTGGTGCGACTATACAGTGGAGGAAGATGGGATCCTCATCTCCTTTGAAAACGATATCCCGCCACATACCGGTTTTATCATCCTGACCGATACCATCTGCCGCCCATCCCACACCCTCCTCGAGGGCCTCTACTATGATCACGCTCATGATCAGACTCCTGCTCACGATAACACTCCGGATGGAGCGCCCCCCACCCAGATCACCCAGTGCCAGCAGTGGGGCTTCCAGCGGCTTCTCCCCTGTATCGACGAGATGACTGCCAAATGCACCTATCGGACAACAATCATCGCAGACTCGCGCTACACCCATATGATCTCAAACGGGGATATTGCCGTTCCCCGCCACCGCCTGGAACCGGGAAGACGGATTAGTGATCGGATTGGGAGCACCAGTCCCACAGCACCGCGTGACTCAATCACCTATGAAAATGTCACAACGCCGATGGCGCCATATCTCTTCTTCCTCGGTGTTGGAACATACGACTCCTTCCAGAGGGAGTTTGAGTACCCCTCAGGCAGATCCTTTCTCCTGGAACTCCTCTGCCCGCCCGGCTCAGACCCCATCCGGGCAGGCCAGGCACTTGATATCCTTGAAGACGGGATTCTCTGGATTTATCTCTTCACCGGACCTCACTGCCATGACTCAATTGGGATACGCCATGAGATATACCGTCTCTTCAGGAAGCGGGCAAAACTCAGGAGACGCGGAGCAGACCCAAACGATCTCAGGCGAATAACTGAACAGATGCGCAAACTCGATGCTGAGATCATCTCCGGCTATGTCTATTCCGGCTCAGTATACCGGGAGATCGGGATGCAGAACTCGGATTTCGGCGGGATGGAGAATGTTGGCAATACAACCATCCTGACAAACCGGCTGATGCCTTTTGATGGGATGACTGATCCCGGGTTTGAATACCTGCTTCGTGTCAAGGTACATGAATTCTACCATAATCTCAATGGATCAGAAGTTACCGGAGAGACGCCATTTGAGATCTGGCTGAATGAAGCAGTCACGGTACACGTGGAGCAGCAGTATCATGCATTCCATTTTGGTGACGCATACAGCCGCATCCAGTCAGCAATCCAGCTCCTTGACCCGGCAGACGGGACATTTGCCCGTGACACCGGAGCAGCGGCGATGCCGATCGAGCCGGATGGATTCAATGATCCAAACGACCTGATCACCCCGGTCACCTATGTGAAAGCCCCCGAATTTGTAAGAATGGTCGAGTTAATCCTTGGTAAAGAGCCATTTGCCTGGGCTCTCTCGATATATCACAGGAAATATGCCCATTCGAACGCAAGCCGGGATGACTGGGTCAGCCTGATGAGCTCCATTGCCGGGATGGACCTTGCGCCGATGGCAGAAGGGTGGCTGAAACGATCCGGCTTTCCGCGGGTCTCCGTCAGGACACACCATAATTCAGGTGCACGCCAATGCAGGATCATCCTTACCCAGTCTGGTGGGGATCCCCCGTGGATATTTCCCTTCTCTCTTGCCCTGATGCGATCTGATGGCACTGTGATTGCAGAAAAGTGTCATCCCGTCAGAGATGCAGAAGAGGAGATTATCTTCTCTGATGTTGATTCCCCTGCCTATCTCTCTCTCAACCGGGGTTTCTCCTTCTATGGCCTCATACCCGATTTTCCGGGCACCCGGGAATGTATCCTGCAGGCACGAACCGATCCTGATGTGGTGGCACGCTTTGTCGCCTACCAGAAGCTTGCCTCCCGGGAGATTGCCTGCCTGATGCAGGATCCATCAGCTGATCCCTCCCCCTCCTTCATCTCTCTCTTTATCGATCTCCTCTCTGATACCGAGCTGATGGAGACGGCAGGCGCACAGTTTCTGACCATCTTTGAAGATGCCGGCACTCAAGGTCCTGCTCACCGGTACCGCTCGGCATATGAGGCACGGGTCAGGCTTGAGAGAGGAATTGCAGAGAAAGAAGGAGCAATTCTTCAGGCACTCTACCGGGCATACCATACCTCTGACCAGATGTGGGATTCGCCTGGAAAGATGGCGGCCTGCATCCGTAACCGGCAGGTAAAAAACCTCTGCCTCAGTCTTCTGGCCCGCCTGGACACACCGGCGATCCATTCCATGATCTGCAATCAATTCAGAAACGCGACAGCTCCAACTGATCGGATGCATGCCTACGCTCTTTTGCTTGCATCGTCAGCACAGAATCGCCTCACACACTTCAGGAGTATGATGGAGGAGTCGCATACGAATCCTGTTCTCTGGGAGCAGTTTCTCGCTCAGACTGCAGGATCTGAAGCAGCTGATATCGTGGATCTCCTCAGGGAGATTGAAGCATCAGGCTATCTCACAATTGGGCAGGCAAATGATCAGCGGGCGCTGTATGGCAGGTTTGCCAGGAACAGGAAATATTCGCTCGAGACAGACGAGGGGCGATCCTTCTTGTATGACGCACTTCTACAGATGATGACAGTCAATGACTACATGACAGGTGGCCTTCTTGCCACCTTCTCCCATATCGATCAGATGGATCCCGCCTTCCACCTGCCGCTGATGGAACTGCTCCATTCCCTCCTCGAGAAAGCCGAATCACCGACTGTTCTCCTGACACTGAAACGGATCATCTCCGGCAATCCGGGAGCCCTCCGGGTTTATGATAACAGGCGGTAA
- a CDS encoding flagellin, with protein sequence MTSETFVTAIFLITAIIAAGVLVSAIYPSVYRASETFVAGSHEMDERMRTDIAIVNTVISETDSTAYIWIKNTGVNPVGEGLIPRFDVFMGKTGEVRRLQYIKPDEHLSEGGWTYTLHDDNDNGLWDRGETLEIIARNEQDVGSGDRMTFQVVLPNGVRRNIDFTVV encoded by the coding sequence ATGACTTCAGAGACTTTCGTTACAGCAATCTTCCTGATAACAGCCATCATAGCAGCCGGTGTTCTGGTCAGTGCCATCTATCCATCAGTCTACCGGGCATCAGAGACCTTTGTTGCCGGATCCCACGAGATGGACGAGCGGATGCGAACTGATATTGCCATTGTGAATACCGTAATAAGTGAAACCGACAGTACCGCATATATCTGGATAAAAAATACCGGGGTCAATCCAGTCGGTGAGGGATTAATCCCCCGCTTTGATGTTTTCATGGGAAAAACCGGCGAGGTGAGGCGACTGCAATACATCAAACCCGATGAACATCTCTCCGAAGGCGGGTGGACATATACGTTACATGACGACAACGACAACGGCCTCTGGGACAGGGGTGAGACACTTGAGATCATTGCACGTAACGAGCAGGATGTGGGCTCCGGGGACAGGATGACCTTCCAGGTAGTCCTCCCAAACGGGGTTCGGAGAAATATTGACTTTACAGTTGTTTAA
- a CDS encoding archaellin/type IV pilin N-terminal domain-containing protein — MKQNENAFTGLEAAIVLIAFVVVAAVFSYVMLGAGFFTAQEAQAVVHTGMGQAASSIEVLGDVYAFNLTATDPNDIASIENISFTIGLTAGNQPMDIARMRVTIATPEGREILELEDDSDEHPDPGEGKWSVSKIFDSVPPEDKEDLVLNPREKFQITVNPTEKIGPDTRFTISMQPEVGALTTVVRTTPGDLRAVNILR; from the coding sequence ATGAAACAGAATGAAAATGCATTTACAGGCCTTGAGGCTGCAATCGTCCTGATTGCCTTTGTTGTCGTTGCCGCAGTATTCTCGTATGTGATGCTCGGGGCAGGATTCTTCACCGCCCAGGAGGCACAGGCTGTTGTTCACACAGGCATGGGACAGGCAGCATCCAGTATCGAAGTGCTCGGAGATGTCTATGCCTTTAATTTAACAGCAACTGATCCAAACGATATAGCCAGCATTGAGAACATTTCATTCACCATTGGGCTTACCGCTGGAAATCAGCCAATGGATATAGCCCGTATGAGAGTTACAATAGCTACACCAGAGGGAAGAGAAATCCTTGAACTAGAAGACGATTCGGATGAACACCCTGATCCAGGTGAAGGAAAATGGTCCGTCAGTAAGATCTTCGATTCTGTTCCACCAGAAGATAAAGAAGATCTCGTCTTAAACCCGAGGGAGAAGTTCCAGATAACAGTGAATCCAACTGAAAAAATTGGACCAGACACCCGGTTTACCATTTCAATGCAACCTGAGGTAGGTGCACTCACCACTGTTGTGCGGACAACGCCTGGAGATCTTAGGGCAGTGAACATTCTCAGGTAA
- a CDS encoding FlaD/FlaE family flagellar protein, translating to MAVNQSQVDNILATASSDDPEVKLQNLEQEVELMKKSIKKLLIDLRERLNESDNPLTVLAQGGEIVAGLSGDDAARIGELENRTTEDAARIEELEKKVEELLARPEREFFDDVEEKPRRRPQAPVPHEREYESGIPDQRHLPQVPEVDTTTPLPAQLSGKQAADGKLCLHKVYQLFNWTKTAITKYGHDRLDIMLDSYQSIGYITKEAADEVKEIARIMPASLGEEHEVGADEFVSELYILNQILDPDDTSLDRDMIAVMMERDTKKGPSRRPKLPKDEPGEEWAHLIDKI from the coding sequence ATGGCAGTGAACCAGTCTCAGGTCGACAATATCCTGGCGACCGCATCCTCCGACGATCCCGAGGTGAAGCTGCAGAACCTGGAGCAGGAGGTGGAGCTCATGAAGAAGTCGATCAAGAAACTCCTGATCGACTTACGCGAGCGTCTGAACGAATCAGACAATCCGCTCACGGTTCTTGCCCAGGGTGGCGAAATTGTTGCGGGGCTCTCAGGCGATGATGCGGCACGGATTGGAGAGCTTGAGAACCGGACCACTGAAGATGCTGCCAGAATCGAGGAGCTTGAGAAGAAGGTTGAGGAGCTCCTGGCACGCCCCGAAAGAGAGTTTTTTGATGACGTCGAGGAGAAGCCACGCAGAAGGCCACAGGCACCAGTTCCACACGAGAGGGAGTATGAATCCGGGATACCGGATCAGAGGCACCTCCCCCAGGTACCAGAGGTTGATACCACCACCCCGCTGCCAGCACAGTTATCAGGGAAACAGGCAGCAGACGGGAAACTCTGCCTGCATAAAGTCTATCAGCTCTTTAACTGGACAAAAACAGCGATCACAAAATATGGCCATGATCGCCTGGATATCATGCTTGATTCATATCAGTCAATAGGATATATAACAAAAGAAGCAGCTGACGAGGTAAAAGAGATTGCCCGGATTATGCCCGCCTCACTGGGTGAAGAGCACGAAGTGGGCGCAGATGAATTTGTATCAGAACTCTATATTCTGAACCAGATCCTTGATCCGGATGACACCTCACTTGACCGTGATATGATCGCGGTGATGATGGAGCGGGACACAAAGAAAGGCCCTTCCCGGAGGCCGAAGCTACCAAAAGATGAACCGGGAGAGGAGTGGGCACACCTGATCGATAAAATATAA
- a CDS encoding small multi-drug export protein produces the protein MELPDRTEYPIIGVIVPFLILFLYIGISALFLPPLLTASLLTVIATYIVSPIGRWAIPVMVGIGFPWWYAGFTIFLLDLLGALFMAWNFQHLFALPKIGSSMQKLVFRVEELIGENPWMERFTLAALLLYVTLPVHGAGALMGSMIGRFLGHPPWRVFLVVATGSLIGSSVMALGSDALRLLLISNIAVGTGLILLLIIITAIGYLGYRSLRRRRL, from the coding sequence GTGGAATTACCTGACAGGACAGAGTACCCTATCATTGGCGTGATCGTGCCGTTTCTCATCCTCTTTCTCTACATCGGCATATCTGCGCTATTTCTCCCCCCACTCCTCACTGCAAGCCTTCTCACGGTGATTGCAACCTATATCGTCTCACCGATTGGAAGATGGGCAATCCCCGTCATGGTTGGTATCGGTTTTCCCTGGTGGTATGCCGGGTTCACAATCTTCCTGCTGGATCTCCTCGGCGCACTCTTTATGGCATGGAATTTCCAGCATCTCTTTGCACTTCCTAAAATCGGTTCGTCCATGCAGAAGCTGGTTTTCAGAGTCGAGGAGCTGATCGGTGAGAACCCATGGATGGAGCGGTTCACGCTTGCCGCCCTTCTGCTCTATGTCACGCTTCCGGTGCATGGTGCAGGTGCCCTGATGGGATCCATGATCGGGCGATTCCTCGGCCATCCTCCCTGGCGGGTCTTCCTGGTGGTTGCCACAGGCTCTCTCATCGGCTCGTCTGTGATGGCGCTTGGATCAGATGCCCTGAGGCTGCTGCTCATCAGTAACATTGCAGTTGGGACAGGACTCATTCTCCTGCTCATTATCATTACTGCAATCGGGTATCTCGGGTACCGGTCACTCAGACGGAGAAGATTATGA
- a CDS encoding ATPase domain-containing protein: MDDLLGGSDKQILSTGNPEIDRKIADGLPLYSMTLIEGENDTGKSVITQQIMWGAMKNSFSVDLFTTENTVKSFLSQMESMSLDISDYYAWGYFRIFPLHVVGFDWGEEDMQGILTRLVRHIQASKAEVIIIDSLTLFSEYATTDTIMTFFTNCKTLVDNGKTILITLHTYAFEEDSLVRVRSTCDAHLVMKKALVGDKYVMVMEVGKVRGARKTTGNLVSFEVHPGYGMKIIPMSVARV, encoded by the coding sequence ATGGACGATCTCCTCGGGGGTTCTGACAAGCAGATCCTCTCAACAGGCAACCCCGAGATCGACAGAAAGATCGCCGACGGACTCCCCCTCTATTCCATGACACTGATTGAAGGGGAGAACGATACCGGCAAGAGCGTCATCACCCAGCAGATCATGTGGGGTGCAATGAAGAACTCCTTCTCAGTTGATCTCTTTACCACAGAAAACACGGTCAAGAGTTTCCTCTCACAGATGGAATCGATGAGCCTTGATATCTCAGATTACTATGCCTGGGGCTACTTCAGGATCTTTCCACTCCACGTCGTCGGGTTTGACTGGGGCGAAGAAGATATGCAGGGGATTTTAACCCGTCTCGTCAGGCACATTCAGGCAAGCAAGGCAGAAGTAATCATCATCGATTCGCTCACGCTCTTCTCCGAGTATGCAACAACTGACACCATCATGACATTCTTCACAAACTGTAAGACACTTGTTGATAACGGGAAGACGATCCTCATCACACTCCATACATATGCGTTTGAAGAGGATTCGCTGGTGAGGGTACGTTCAACCTGTGATGCACACCTTGTGATGAAGAAGGCACTTGTCGGAGACAAGTACGTAATGGTGATGGAGGTTGGAAAGGTGCGTGGCGCACGGAAGACAACAGGAAACCTGGTATCGTTTGAAGTCCACCCGGGATACGGGATGAAGATTATTCCGATGTCAGTCGCACGGGTTTAG
- a CDS encoding archaellin/type IV pilin N-terminal domain-containing protein gives MSLKRKEDAFTGLEAAIVLIAFIVVAAVFSYVMLGAGFFTTQKSQETVFGAVGTATANMEVSGPVVIETGVGPNNVTNITFTVVLAAGGAPMDTSRFTYIASNATKYHEFDSDKVNLTWYSGGVELEGDDAKTFLERGDILDITINKEYNSAVDIVWPNSPFTIEVKPPVGASLPISRHAPLSLPKDRIFEVY, from the coding sequence ATGAGTCTGAAAAGAAAAGAGGATGCCTTCACCGGCCTTGAGGCCGCGATTGTCTTAATCGCGTTCATCGTGGTCGCTGCGGTATTCTCATATGTTATGCTCGGAGCAGGGTTCTTCACAACCCAGAAGAGCCAGGAGACTGTGTTCGGCGCAGTCGGCACTGCAACTGCCAATATGGAGGTTTCGGGCCCGGTTGTGATAGAAACCGGAGTTGGACCGAATAATGTCACGAATATCACATTCACTGTCGTTCTTGCCGCCGGCGGAGCACCAATGGACACTAGCAGGTTCACCTATATTGCTTCGAACGCAACCAAGTACCATGAGTTTGACTCTGATAAAGTTAATCTGACATGGTATTCTGGAGGAGTGGAATTGGAGGGTGACGATGCTAAGACATTCCTTGAGCGTGGTGACATTCTGGACATCACGATAAATAAAGAGTATAATAGCGCAGTTGATATTGTGTGGCCAAATAGCCCATTCACCATCGAGGTGAAACCACCTGTTGGGGCATCGCTCCCGATTTCCAGGCACGCACCGCTGTCACTACCAAAGGATAGAATATTCGAGGTCTACTAA
- a CDS encoding type II/IV secretion system ATPase subunit, with protein MASSLALDVTLPFQPQTADIEDIYEGDLESSALYRMLPANAREYVRESPHLLEYLLIFPVDVYGIPLFLSELKGDLKSMESPNVIYPAGKDTFVHILPDPNDVRQYYIPIEPSFLHSVGYLMGAIECKLIDLLDALEYDPVTEKERTDILKKLLKEITHIKSSQDTTLILPRVEETPASLKDKILDFLQKDIGDTRNETLAKKFPGIPMTADGKVIVTPAQYTALEYQLIRDKVDMGVLKPFLSDGYIEDISCNGVGPIFIEHKIFKGLKSVIEFKKSDELDLFVLKMAERIKHPITYKSPIVDATLLDGSRINIVYGTEISRHGSNFTIRKAMGEPLSILNIIDGGGMDYMCAAYLWILIEYGMSLFVSGETASGKTTTLNAITAFLPPENKIVTIEDTPELNIPHRNWTREVAKGKGKGEGEGGEVTMFDLLRAALRQRPNQILVGEIRGVEGSVAFGAMQTGHPVMSTFHASTVEKLIQRLTGDPILIPKTFVDSLNVVVIQSAVKRPSGETVRRVLSISELVGFDPESQGFSFVEAFSWEPVTDTFTFNAKGISFLLEYKIATMLGIPERNKSEIYLEIEKRAKILERLHEAGYTRYYDLFHMLTKVRKQGLLKIDIGKD; from the coding sequence ATGGCATCATCGCTTGCACTTGACGTAACACTGCCTTTCCAGCCTCAGACAGCAGATATCGAGGACATATACGAGGGTGATCTCGAATCATCCGCACTATACAGGATGCTCCCGGCAAATGCCAGGGAATATGTCCGTGAAAGCCCGCATCTCCTCGAATACCTCCTCATATTCCCAGTTGACGTCTATGGGATCCCACTCTTTTTATCAGAGCTGAAAGGGGATCTCAAGTCGATGGAGAGCCCAAATGTCATCTATCCTGCAGGAAAAGACACATTTGTACATATCCTCCCCGATCCAAACGATGTCAGGCAGTACTACATCCCGATCGAGCCCTCGTTTCTGCATAGTGTCGGCTACCTCATGGGTGCAATTGAGTGTAAACTCATTGATCTTCTGGATGCCCTGGAGTATGATCCGGTAACCGAGAAAGAGCGGACTGATATCCTCAAAAAGCTCTTAAAAGAGATCACCCACATCAAGTCATCCCAGGACACAACACTCATCCTCCCCAGGGTGGAAGAGACGCCAGCGTCATTAAAAGACAAAATATTGGACTTTCTCCAGAAAGATATCGGCGATACACGAAATGAGACCCTGGCAAAGAAATTCCCCGGCATTCCCATGACTGCGGACGGAAAGGTGATCGTAACCCCCGCCCAGTATACAGCACTTGAATACCAGCTCATCAGGGATAAAGTCGATATGGGTGTTTTGAAACCCTTTCTGTCAGATGGATACATCGAGGATATCTCCTGTAACGGGGTCGGACCAATCTTTATTGAGCACAAGATCTTCAAAGGATTGAAATCAGTCATCGAATTCAAGAAATCCGATGAGCTCGACCTTTTTGTGCTGAAGATGGCTGAGCGGATAAAACACCCCATCACCTACAAAAGCCCGATTGTGGATGCCACGCTCCTTGACGGATCCCGTATCAATATCGTCTATGGAACTGAGATCAGCAGGCATGGAAGCAACTTCACCATCAGGAAAGCAATGGGAGAGCCGCTCTCGATCCTCAATATCATCGACGGTGGCGGCATGGACTACATGTGTGCGGCATACCTCTGGATTCTCATTGAGTATGGGATGTCCCTCTTTGTATCAGGCGAGACTGCATCAGGCAAAACCACCACACTCAACGCCATCACTGCCTTCCTCCCGCCAGAGAATAAGATTGTCACAATTGAGGACACGCCGGAACTGAACATCCCGCACCGGAACTGGACACGTGAGGTTGCAAAAGGAAAAGGCAAAGGCGAGGGTGAAGGTGGAGAGGTGACGATGTTTGATCTCCTCCGTGCAGCCCTCCGTCAGCGTCCAAACCAGATCCTGGTCGGAGAGATCCGTGGGGTTGAGGGCTCAGTCGCGTTTGGTGCCATGCAGACCGGCCACCCGGTGATGAGCACCTTCCACGCCTCAACGGTTGAGAAGCTGATCCAGCGTCTGACGGGTGATCCGATCCTGATCCCAAAGACCTTTGTTGACAGCCTGAATGTTGTGGTCATCCAGAGTGCCGTAAAGCGGCCAAGTGGTGAGACCGTCAGGAGGGTGCTCTCCATCTCCGAGCTTGTCGGATTCGACCCTGAATCACAGGGCTTCTCGTTTGTCGAGGCATTCTCCTGGGAGCCTGTCACTGACACCTTTACCTTTAATGCGAAAGGAATCAGCTTCCTCCTCGAATATAAAATAGCAACAATGCTTGGTATCCCTGAACGAAACAAAAGTGAGATATACCTTGAAATAGAGAAAAGGGCAAAGATCCTTGAGAGACTCCACGAAGCCGGCTATACCAGGTACTATGATCTCTTCCATATGCTGACAAAGGTACGAAAGCAGGGTCTCCTGAAGATAGATATCGGGAAGGATTAG